A single window of Amphiura filiformis chromosome 17, Afil_fr2py, whole genome shotgun sequence DNA harbors:
- the LOC140137120 gene encoding uncharacterized protein: MYSAPMQDLITAHGVHTMVYADDTQLYMCFHPDDRAQAIEVMENCIADVRSWAVANKLVLNDAKTELIHVTSRFSNRPATNISLVIGDSVINSSSGARNLGAVMDSHFCMKEHIDSICKSALVAIRRIGQIRYYLDEVNTARLVHAFVTSRIDSYNSLLYGLPDSYISKLQRVQNTAARLVTRTSKYQHITPILQALHWLPVQQRIIYKILLMTFKAQSQLSPLYISQFISHYNPSRKLRSSSKSLLSVTCRPSTKYYGERSFAFAAPFLWNNLPHNIRSADSLHSFKRLLKTHLFIV, translated from the coding sequence ATGTACAGTGCCCCTATGCAAGATCTTATAACAGCACATGGTGTGCATACTATGGTGTACGCAGACGATACACAACTATATATGTGTTTCCACCCTGATGATCGAGCTCAGGCTATTGAAGTGATGGAAAACTGCATTGCGGATGTGAGATCATGGGCCGTTGCAAATAAATTGGTCCTTAACGATGCCAAGACCGAACTCATCCATGTCACTTCCCGCTTCTCGAACAGACCTGCTACAAACATATCGCTTGTAATCGGGGATTCCGTGATCAATTCTTCAAGTGGTGCGCGCAATCTAGGCGCTGTAATGGATTCTCACTTTTGTATGAAAGAGCACATCGACAGCATCTGTAAATCTGCCCTAGTTGCAATTCGCAGAATTGGTCAAATCAGATATTATCTTGACGAGGTCAACACAGCGAGATTAGTTCACGCATTTGTTACTTCAAGGATTGATTCCTACAACTCTTTGTTATACGGCCTACCGGATAGCTATATCTCCAAGTTGCAGCGAGTTCAAAACACTGCAGCCCGGCTCGTCACTCGCACCTCCAAGTATCAACACATCACTCCTATTCTTCAGGCACTTCACTGGCTCCCTGTACAACAGCGGATAATCTATAAGATTCTTCTCATGACCTTCAAGGCTCAAAGTCAACTTTCTCCTCTGTACATCTCACAGTTCATCTCGCACTACAATCCTAGTCGCAAACTTCGTTCGTCTTCTAAATCACTTCTCTCAGTCACATGTCGTCCATCTACCAAGTATTATGGGGAAAGATCATTCGCGTTCGCTGCACCTTTTCTTTGGAACAACCTGCCACATAACATTCGTTCTGCTGACTCACTGCACTCTTTCAAGCGACTTCTGAAGACGCATCTTTTCATTGTTTGA
- the LOC140138386 gene encoding cytochrome P450 2D1-like gives MLKYPDVQKRVQEEMDSVVGRERLPKLSDKPNLPYTEAVIHETQRFGSIVFIAAPRFTRSEVKFRGYTFPKGTHILSNLYSVTRDPSIFDEPDVFKPERFLDGDGRVKKIPEQIVFGAGKRVCLGEQLARMELFIFYTHLMHRFSFKKPTDAGSLNTQPKLGGVLTPFPYDICAIAR, from the exons ATGCTGAAATATCCCGATGTACAAAAGCGTGTACAGGAAGAAATGGACTCGGTAGTTGGACGAGAGCGTTTACCAAAACTATCCGATAAACctaatctaccttacacagaagCTGTTATCCATGAGACGCAGCGGTTTGGAAGCATAGTCTTCATAGCAGCTCCACGATTTACGAGATCAGAGGTGAAATTTCGGGGGTACACTTTTCCAAAGGGTACCCATATATTATCCAATTTGTACTCCGTGACACGAGACCCTTCCATTTTCGATGAACCGGATGTTTTTAAACCAGAGAGGTTTCTTGATGGAGATGGACGGGTCAAGAAGATTCCTGAACAGATTGTTTTCGGTGCAG GTAAACGAGTGTGTCTTGGAGAGCAGCTAGCTCGGATGGAACTCTTCATCTTTTACACCCATCTGATGCATCGATTTAGCTTCAAGAAGCCTACAGATGCAGGGAGTTTGAATACTCAGCCTAAATTAGGAGGAGTGTTGACGCCATTTCCATACGACATATGCGCCATTGCACGATAG